The Flavobacterium piscisymbiosum genome includes a region encoding these proteins:
- a CDS encoding sensor histidine kinase, producing the protein MNKLFFRILVLLMSLSLIGIILVQVYWFNSSFKNNDEQFKYHVTQVIGNVADKLEQQEEYSFYDKYNRIKDSTGKTPKKEDLLQVFYVQRNTKTNKTIVYSNTLTSEDYDINGSLFNKKFSSERFKNFSSKRVTEVYNNNNGIDNNSLGQSIIPDLKIEKSGSLDILNKVQQQIQYKDIASLTPIEGRITKDKLQKLLKKELEEYGVKTKFEYGVLNSGLATKVKSDGFHYDKDASYHVPIYTDNEGNSKYELFITFPHKKKFLLSELLSITILSIIFTLIIIVAYTSALNQLLRQKHISEIKTDFINNMTHEFKTPIATINLALDAIKNPKIIEDKEKVFRYLQMIRDENKRMHAQVENVLRISKLEKRELDITKEPTAIHDIIDDAIEHVNLILEDRKGTVVKHYNAARTTSLINEVHFTNVLVNILENAIKYSPDVPEIEIFTENIKDMILIKVKDNGLGMSKIAQKRVFEKFYREHTGDLHNVKGHGLGLAYVKRIVEDHNGQVYVESEKGKGSTFIIKIPLIN; encoded by the coding sequence ATGAATAAATTATTTTTTAGAATACTTGTTTTACTGATGAGTTTGTCCTTAATAGGGATTATTCTGGTACAGGTATATTGGTTTAATTCTTCGTTCAAAAACAACGATGAACAGTTTAAATACCACGTTACACAAGTAATCGGAAACGTTGCTGACAAATTAGAGCAGCAAGAAGAGTACAGTTTTTATGATAAGTACAATCGTATAAAAGATAGTACAGGAAAAACTCCTAAAAAAGAAGATTTACTGCAAGTTTTTTATGTTCAAAGAAATACTAAAACAAATAAAACGATAGTATATTCTAATACGCTTACATCTGAGGATTATGACATAAATGGTTCACTATTCAATAAAAAATTTAGTAGTGAAAGATTTAAAAATTTTAGTTCAAAAAGGGTAACTGAAGTTTACAACAACAATAACGGAATCGATAATAATAGTTTAGGACAAAGTATTATTCCGGATCTTAAAATTGAAAAATCAGGTAGTTTAGATATCTTAAATAAAGTACAACAGCAAATTCAATATAAAGATATTGCGTCGTTGACCCCTATAGAAGGTAGAATTACAAAAGATAAACTTCAAAAGCTTTTAAAGAAAGAGTTAGAGGAATATGGTGTAAAAACCAAATTTGAATACGGAGTTCTTAACAGTGGTCTTGCAACAAAGGTAAAATCAGATGGATTTCATTACGATAAAGACGCAAGCTATCATGTACCAATTTATACAGATAACGAAGGAAATAGTAAGTATGAACTATTTATCACTTTCCCTCATAAAAAGAAATTTTTATTGTCTGAATTGCTGAGTATTACAATATTGTCTATAATTTTTACATTAATTATAATAGTAGCGTATACAAGTGCATTGAATCAATTATTACGTCAAAAACATATTTCTGAAATCAAAACAGATTTTATAAATAATATGACGCATGAATTTAAAACGCCAATTGCAACCATAAATTTAGCTCTTGACGCTATTAAGAATCCTAAAATTATTGAAGATAAAGAAAAAGTTTTTCGATATCTGCAAATGATCCGGGATGAGAATAAAAGAATGCATGCTCAGGTAGAAAACGTTCTTCGTATTTCTAAATTAGAAAAAAGAGAATTAGATATTACAAAAGAACCAACGGCAATTCACGATATAATCGATGATGCAATTGAGCACGTAAATTTAATTTTAGAAGATAGAAAAGGAACTGTTGTAAAGCATTATAATGCTGCAAGAACAACCAGTTTAATCAATGAAGTGCATTTTACAAATGTGTTGGTTAATATTTTAGAAAATGCCATAAAATATTCGCCTGATGTTCCTGAAATAGAAATTTTTACAGAAAATATTAAAGATATGATTCTGATAAAAGTAAAAGATAATGGTCTTGGTATGAGTAAGATAGCGCAAAAGAGAGTTTTTGAGAAATTTTACAGAGAGCATACCGGAGATTTACATAATGTAAAAGGACATGGTTTAGGCCTTGCTTATGTAAAAAGAATAGTAGAGGATCACAATGGTCAAGTATATGTTGAAAGCGAAAAAGGAAAAGGTAGCACCTTTATAATAAAAATACCATTAATAAATTAA
- the recN gene encoding DNA repair protein RecN, whose protein sequence is MITSLSIKNYALIEKLTIDFSRGFSIITGETGAGKSIILGAIGLVLGKRADLTSLKNKEEKCVIEAHFEISKYNLKDFFEANDLDYEEDTIIRREILPSGKSRAFINDSPVNLQELQDLSLFLIDIHSQQQTQELSDEGVQFKIIDAIANNFDTIQSYQTALKSYKADKLKLNALLKKQSDSGKEQEYNTFLLNELVSAKLKSGEQEELETDFEKLNNVEIIKEAIDKSLVIANEEQFGIFHNLNEIKTALQKIALFSPEYQNIFERITSLAIEFDDVSKELQNASEKLLNDPVQLEFVSQKLQLIYNLQKKHQVTSVDELIEIQANLGNTLLELDNIEEEIALLSKSIDQKAIELDAFSATIHKNRQNAIPVLSQKLISILETLGMPNVRFNMELLPSQTYFQNGKDELQFLFSANKGTDFGLLKKVASGGEMSRIMLAVKAILAQYSKLPTLIFDEIDTGVSGEIAIRMGEIMKEMSTTMQIFAITHLPQIAAKGDSHFKVFKSTVDDDTQSELKLLSQDERVIEIAQMLSGAVVSDSALNHAKALLN, encoded by the coding sequence ATGATAACGTCCTTGTCAATTAAAAACTATGCTCTGATTGAAAAACTCACCATCGATTTTTCAAGAGGTTTTTCTATAATTACAGGTGAAACGGGTGCTGGTAAATCTATTATATTAGGCGCAATAGGATTGGTTTTAGGAAAAAGAGCTGATTTGACATCATTAAAAAATAAAGAAGAAAAATGTGTAATCGAAGCGCATTTTGAAATATCCAAATACAATCTAAAAGACTTTTTTGAAGCAAACGATCTCGATTATGAAGAGGATACTATAATAAGAAGAGAAATTTTACCTTCAGGAAAATCTCGTGCTTTTATTAATGATAGTCCCGTAAACCTCCAGGAATTGCAAGATCTAAGTTTGTTTTTGATTGATATTCACTCACAACAACAAACTCAGGAACTTTCAGATGAAGGAGTTCAGTTTAAAATAATTGATGCAATTGCGAATAATTTTGACACTATTCAATCGTATCAAACAGCATTAAAATCATATAAAGCAGATAAATTGAAATTGAATGCTTTATTGAAAAAACAAAGTGATTCAGGAAAAGAGCAGGAGTACAATACTTTTTTATTGAATGAATTAGTTTCGGCTAAATTAAAATCAGGAGAACAAGAAGAATTAGAAACTGATTTTGAGAAATTAAATAACGTTGAGATTATAAAAGAAGCAATAGATAAATCTCTTGTGATTGCTAATGAAGAGCAATTTGGGATTTTTCATAATCTGAATGAAATCAAAACAGCATTACAAAAAATTGCACTTTTTTCTCCTGAGTATCAAAATATATTCGAGAGAATAACAAGTTTGGCAATTGAATTTGATGATGTTTCTAAAGAATTGCAAAATGCTTCCGAAAAATTATTGAATGATCCGGTGCAATTAGAATTTGTAAGTCAAAAATTGCAATTAATTTATAATTTACAAAAGAAACATCAGGTAACTTCTGTTGATGAATTGATCGAAATTCAGGCAAATTTAGGAAACACCTTATTGGAGCTTGATAATATCGAAGAAGAAATTGCTCTATTATCTAAATCAATAGATCAAAAAGCAATTGAATTAGATGCTTTTTCGGCAACAATTCACAAAAACAGACAAAATGCAATTCCTGTTTTGTCTCAAAAATTAATCTCGATTTTAGAAACTTTAGGAATGCCAAACGTTCGTTTTAATATGGAACTTTTGCCATCGCAAACCTATTTTCAAAATGGAAAAGACGAGCTTCAATTTTTGTTCTCTGCCAATAAAGGAACTGATTTTGGTTTATTGAAAAAAGTAGCATCAGGAGGGGAGATGTCCCGTATTATGTTGGCTGTTAAAGCAATTTTGGCACAATATTCAAAATTACCTACTTTAATTTTTGATGAGATCGACACCGGAGTTTCTGGAGAAATCGCGATTAGAATGGGGGAGATTATGAAAGAAATGAGCACTACAATGCAAATTTTTGCCATTACGCACTTGCCTCAAATAGCAGCAAAAGGAGATTCTCACTTCAAAGTATTCAAATCTACGGTAGACGACGATACGCAATCAGAATTGAAGCTATTGTCTCAGGACGAAAGAGTTATAGAGATTGCACAAATGTTATCAGGAGCAGTTGTCTCTGATTCGGCTTTAAATCATGCTAAAGCCTTGTTGAACTAA
- the coaE gene encoding dephospho-CoA kinase (Dephospho-CoA kinase (CoaE) performs the final step in coenzyme A biosynthesis.), with the protein MTKVIGLTGGIGSGKTTIANYFATMGVPVYIADDAAKKVMQSQNIIQQIKTTFGDSIFENEILNRAKLAEIVFNNADKLAQLNAIVHPAVKSDFESWLLENKKHDYVIYEAAILFESGRYKECDVIITVTAPEEVRIERVVKRDNTKREQVLSRMKMQWNDEKRISLSNFVINNSNLKIAKEEVVKILKILNIKQNQS; encoded by the coding sequence ATGACTAAAGTTATTGGTTTAACAGGCGGAATAGGAAGTGGTAAAACAACAATTGCAAATTATTTTGCAACAATGGGCGTTCCTGTTTATATCGCTGATGATGCAGCCAAAAAAGTAATGCAATCTCAAAATATAATACAACAAATAAAAACAACATTTGGGGATTCTATTTTTGAAAATGAAATTTTAAACAGAGCAAAGCTTGCTGAAATTGTTTTTAATAATGCCGATAAATTAGCACAATTAAATGCTATTGTTCATCCCGCCGTAAAAAGCGATTTTGAATCATGGCTATTAGAAAATAAAAAACACGATTATGTAATTTATGAAGCCGCAATTTTGTTCGAAAGTGGTCGTTATAAAGAATGTGATGTAATTATAACCGTTACCGCACCGGAAGAAGTTAGAATCGAAAGAGTCGTGAAGCGCGATAATACCAAACGCGAACAAGTTTTAAGCAGAATGAAAATGCAATGGAATGACGAAAAAAGAATTTCTTTAAGCAATTTTGTAATTAATAACAGTAATCTTAAAATTGCTAAAGAAGAAGTTGTTAAAATTCTTAAAATTTTAAATATAAAACAAAATCAGTCTTAA
- a CDS encoding RtcB family protein gives MGNKLSGKDLIKLGFPKNNSINIALGQINRYRKREKKESILTEAKEVLLYPEKFEGHGTWGKVAEGLIKPVQVRMHQLKTTRAPFTIFGENEIDQQAKFQLYDSLKLPISVAGALMPDAHSGYGLPIGGVLATDNAVIPYGVGVDIGCRMSLSIFDLPASHFKGKEHQLQAILKDNTKFGMNETHAVKADHEVFYKSEFQDIPLLKNLLPKAYKQLGSSGGGNHFVEFGIAKIDNPENEWKLGVGEYFAVLSHSGSRGLGANIAKHYTYLATKQCPLPKNVQHLAWLDLNTHDGQEYWLAMNLAGEYAKACHDDIHRRIAKTIGKRVVVTIENHHNFAWKEMVNGQECIVHRKGATPAAEGQLGIIPGSMTAPGYIVKGRGNAESLNSASHGAGRLFSRAKCKATFTQSEIKKVLKANDVTLIGGNIDEAPMAYKEITKVMGNQTELVEVLGTFTPKIVRMDR, from the coding sequence ATGGGAAATAAATTATCAGGAAAAGACCTTATAAAGTTAGGTTTTCCAAAAAACAATTCAATAAATATTGCTTTAGGGCAAATAAACAGATATAGAAAAAGAGAGAAAAAAGAATCTATTCTAACAGAAGCCAAAGAGGTTTTACTTTATCCTGAAAAGTTTGAAGGACACGGAACCTGGGGTAAAGTAGCAGAAGGTCTGATAAAACCGGTTCAGGTAAGAATGCATCAGCTTAAAACAACACGCGCTCCGTTTACCATTTTTGGTGAAAATGAAATTGATCAGCAAGCGAAATTTCAATTGTATGATTCATTAAAATTACCAATTTCAGTTGCCGGAGCTTTAATGCCGGATGCACATTCAGGTTATGGATTACCAATTGGCGGTGTTTTAGCCACAGATAATGCTGTGATTCCGTATGGAGTTGGCGTTGATATTGGCTGCCGAATGAGTTTGTCGATTTTCGATTTACCAGCTTCGCATTTCAAAGGAAAGGAGCATCAATTACAGGCGATTTTAAAAGACAATACTAAATTTGGAATGAACGAAACACATGCTGTAAAAGCAGATCATGAAGTTTTTTACAAAAGCGAATTTCAGGATATTCCGTTGCTAAAGAATCTTTTACCAAAAGCCTACAAACAATTAGGAAGTTCCGGCGGAGGAAATCACTTTGTAGAATTTGGTATCGCAAAAATTGACAATCCGGAGAACGAGTGGAAACTGGGCGTAGGAGAGTATTTTGCTGTTTTATCGCATAGTGGTTCTCGAGGTTTGGGTGCCAATATTGCCAAACATTATACCTACTTGGCGACGAAACAATGTCCGTTGCCTAAAAATGTGCAGCATTTGGCGTGGTTAGATCTAAACACGCACGATGGACAGGAATATTGGTTGGCAATGAATCTGGCCGGAGAGTACGCAAAAGCGTGTCACGATGATATTCATAGAAGAATTGCCAAAACAATAGGGAAAAGAGTAGTGGTAACAATCGAAAATCATCACAACTTTGCGTGGAAAGAAATGGTAAACGGACAAGAATGTATTGTGCACAGAAAAGGGGCAACTCCAGCTGCTGAAGGTCAATTAGGTATTATTCCCGGTTCGATGACGGCGCCAGGTTATATTGTGAAAGGCAGAGGAAATGCAGAGAGTTTAAACTCGGCTTCGCATGGAGCAGGACGTTTATTTTCAAGAGCGAAATGCAAAGCTACTTTTACCCAAAGTGAAATCAAAAAGGTTTTGAAAGCAAATGATGTAACCTTAATTGGCGGAAATATTGACGAAGCGCCAATGGCGTACAAAGAGATTACAAAAGTGATGGGAAATCAGACAGAGTTGGTTGAAGTTCTGGGAACTTTTACACCCAAAATTGTTAGAATGGACCGATAA
- a CDS encoding response regulator transcription factor, with the protein MENNNKRILLVEDDLNFGAVLKDYLMLNDFEVTLAKNGMEGFEKFKKDVYDLCILDVMMPYKDGYTLAKEIREKNSEVPIIFLTAKSMKEDVLKGYKAGADDYLNKPFDSEVLLMKIKAIIQRKSADTKAEQVQFEFNIGKFHLNSKLRFLTFENDEPIKLSPKENELLKMLILHENDLMPRELALTKIWRDDNYFTSRSMDVYIAKLRKYLKADEDVEILNIHGEGFRLVVKSKVAE; encoded by the coding sequence ATGGAAAATAATAACAAAAGAATACTTTTAGTAGAAGATGACCTTAATTTTGGGGCAGTTCTTAAAGATTATCTAATGTTAAATGACTTTGAAGTTACTTTAGCTAAAAACGGTATGGAAGGTTTCGAGAAGTTCAAGAAAGATGTATATGATTTATGTATTCTTGACGTAATGATGCCTTATAAAGATGGTTATACTTTAGCCAAAGAAATTAGAGAAAAGAACAGCGAAGTGCCAATTATCTTCTTAACGGCAAAATCGATGAAAGAAGATGTTCTAAAAGGTTATAAAGCGGGTGCTGATGATTATTTGAATAAGCCTTTTGATTCAGAAGTTTTATTAATGAAAATCAAAGCGATTATTCAAAGAAAATCTGCAGATACAAAAGCAGAACAAGTTCAGTTTGAATTTAACATTGGTAAATTCCACCTGAATTCGAAACTTAGATTTTTAACGTTCGAAAACGACGAACCTATAAAATTATCTCCAAAAGAGAACGAATTGCTTAAAATGTTAATTCTTCATGAAAATGACCTAATGCCAAGAGAATTAGCGTTGACAAAAATCTGGAGAGATGACAACTACTTTACTTCAAGAAGTATGGACGTTTACATCGCTAAACTTAGAAAATACCTAAAAGCAGACGAAGATGTTGAAATTCTTAACATTCACGGTGAAGGTTTCAGACTAGTTGTTAAAAGCAAAGTTGCAGAATAA
- a CDS encoding glycosyltransferase, whose amino-acid sequence MIFSLIIPVYNRPDEVDELLESLSKSDYNEAFEIVLVEDGSLIPCKDVVMTYQGKLNISYYFKPNSGPGDSRNFGMQKARGDYFIIFDSDCIIPPNYLTEVRKALDADYVDCFGGPDKALDSFSDIQKAINFAMTSFLTTGGIRGGSEKINKFQPRSFNMGISKKAFEASKGFGNIHPGEDPDLSIRLWNLGFETRLFPEAYVYHKRRIDWGKFSIQVNKFGIARPILNSWYPEHNKLTFFFPSVFILGLLLAFLLLIFNFDILLQLYFVYFVIIFLTSSIQNKSIKIGYLSVIAVWKQFYGYGTGFLKSFIKIIVLKKKPQEAFPRMFFKV is encoded by the coding sequence ATGATTTTTTCTTTAATTATACCCGTGTATAATCGTCCAGATGAAGTTGATGAACTTTTAGAAAGTCTGTCTAAATCTGATTATAATGAAGCTTTTGAAATTGTTCTTGTAGAAGACGGATCATTAATACCATGCAAAGATGTGGTGATGACTTATCAGGGAAAATTGAACATTTCGTATTATTTCAAGCCAAATTCAGGACCTGGAGATTCAAGAAATTTCGGGATGCAAAAGGCGCGTGGAGATTATTTTATCATTTTTGATTCGGATTGTATTATCCCGCCCAATTATCTTACAGAAGTTCGAAAAGCATTAGATGCGGATTATGTAGATTGTTTTGGAGGGCCGGATAAAGCATTAGATAGTTTTTCGGATATTCAGAAAGCAATTAATTTTGCTATGACTTCGTTTCTTACAACAGGAGGAATTCGTGGCGGATCTGAAAAAATTAATAAATTTCAGCCAAGAAGTTTCAATATGGGAATTTCAAAAAAGGCATTTGAAGCATCAAAAGGCTTTGGAAACATCCATCCCGGCGAAGATCCGGACCTTTCGATTCGTTTATGGAACCTTGGTTTCGAAACCAGATTGTTTCCAGAGGCTTATGTTTACCATAAACGCAGAATAGATTGGGGAAAATTTTCGATTCAGGTAAATAAATTTGGAATCGCAAGACCTATATTAAATAGTTGGTATCCAGAACATAATAAGTTAACATTCTTCTTTCCTTCTGTCTTTATACTAGGTTTATTATTAGCTTTTTTACTATTAATATTCAATTTCGATATATTATTACAATTATATTTTGTATATTTCGTTATTATTTTTCTTACATCAAGTATTCAAAATAAAAGCATTAAAATTGGATACTTATCTGTAATTGCAGTTTGGAAGCAGTTTTATGGTTACGGAACAGGATTTTTAAAGTCGTTTATAAAAATTATTGTTTTAAAGAAAAAACCACAAGAAGCATTTCCTCGTATGTTTTTTAAAGTATAG
- the fabV gene encoding enoyl-ACP reductase FabV yields MIIEPRMRGFICLTAHPKGSEQNVKNQIEYIKSKGKIAGAKKVLVIGASTGFGLASRITSAFGSDAATIGVFFEKPPVEGKTASPGWYNSAAFETEAHKAGLYAKSINGDAFSNEIKRQTLDLIKADLGQVDLIIYSLASPVRQHPVTGVLHRSVLKPIGQTFTNKTVDFHTGNVTEVSIAPANEEDIENTVAVMGGEDWTMWIDALKAENLLADGATTVAYSYIGPSLTEAVYRKGTIGRAKDNLEATAFSITDSLKSIGGKAYVSVNKALVTQASSAIPVIPLYISLLYKIMKEEGIHEGCIEQIQRLFQDRLYNGSEVPVDEKGRIRIDDWEMREDVQAKVAKLWLEATTETLPAIGDLAGYRNDFLNLFGFEFAGVDYKADTNEVVEIESIK; encoded by the coding sequence ATGATTATAGAACCTAGAATGAGAGGATTTATTTGCTTGACTGCACACCCAAAGGGCAGCGAGCAAAATGTTAAAAATCAAATAGAATATATAAAATCAAAAGGTAAAATTGCTGGTGCGAAAAAAGTATTAGTTATTGGTGCTTCAACAGGTTTTGGATTAGCTTCAAGAATCACAAGTGCTTTTGGATCTGATGCTGCAACTATTGGAGTGTTTTTTGAAAAACCACCAGTTGAAGGAAAAACAGCTTCACCAGGATGGTATAATTCTGCTGCATTTGAAACAGAAGCTCACAAAGCAGGTTTATATGCAAAAAGTATCAATGGAGATGCTTTTTCAAACGAAATAAAAAGACAAACTTTAGATTTAATCAAAGCCGATTTAGGTCAAGTTGATCTTATCATCTATAGTTTAGCATCACCTGTTCGTCAACATCCGGTTACAGGAGTGTTGCACCGTTCAGTTTTAAAACCAATCGGACAAACTTTTACGAATAAAACAGTAGATTTTCATACAGGAAATGTAACAGAAGTTTCTATTGCTCCTGCAAATGAAGAAGATATTGAGAATACTGTAGCAGTAATGGGTGGCGAAGACTGGACTATGTGGATTGATGCCTTAAAAGCTGAAAATTTATTAGCAGATGGAGCTACAACAGTTGCTTATTCATACATTGGACCATCATTGACAGAGGCAGTTTACCGTAAAGGAACAATTGGCCGTGCAAAAGATAATTTAGAAGCTACAGCATTTTCTATTACAGATAGTTTAAAATCAATAGGAGGAAAAGCTTATGTTTCTGTAAACAAAGCATTAGTAACTCAGGCAAGTTCTGCAATTCCGGTAATCCCGTTATATATTTCTCTTTTGTATAAAATTATGAAAGAAGAAGGGATTCATGAAGGTTGTATCGAGCAAATCCAACGTTTGTTTCAGGACAGATTATACAATGGATCTGAAGTTCCTGTAGACGAGAAAGGAAGAATCAGAATCGACGATTGGGAAATGCGTGAAGATGTTCAGGCAAAAGTGGCTAAACTTTGGTTAGAAGCTACGACTGAAACATTACCTGCAATTGGAGATTTAGCCGGATATAGAAATGATTTCTTAAATCTTTTTGGGTTTGAATTTGCTGGAGTAGATTACAAAGCAGATACAAATGAAGTTGTTGAAATCGAAAGTATCAAGTAG